Proteins encoded by one window of Bos javanicus breed banteng chromosome 22, ARS-OSU_banteng_1.0, whole genome shotgun sequence:
- the STAB1 gene encoding stabilin-1 isoform X3, whose product MAGPRGHLLLCFLALCLAGPSFFGEQKGPGPSLQTLPLGQVRSKRCDVKTKFVTHIPCTPCPAIKKRVCPLGWIRAFPEKISQDCRYEVQLGDSLLSMSGCSLECWKDMVQKACCPGYWGSQCYECPGGAETPCSGHGTCLDGLDGNGTCVCQENFSGSACQECWDPNRFGPDCQSVCRCVHGVCRHGPRGDGSCLCFAGYTGAHCDQELLACQALNCPRNSQCSEEAPSCSCLPGYTQQGHECRASDPCRPSPCSPLAQCSVGPGGQAQCRCPENYHGDGTVCLPQDPCTTNNGGCPSNSTLCLYRKPGQASCLCKPGLVSIAHDSSAGCFAHCSAFSCDRSATCQVTPDGKTSCVCKEGEVGDGRACYGHLLHEVQKASQTSMLLRLRVTFAMLDQGCREILSTSGPFTVLAPLVSSRTMNASVAQQLCRQHIIAGQHMLEEAGTQAPRRWWTLAGQEITVSFSRFRKYTYKYQDQPQQTFTIHKANYPAANGLFHVVTALRLQPPPELPEDPKRTIGQILASNEVFSRFETILENCGLPSFLDGPGPFTVFAPSNEAVDGLRDGRLVYLFTAGLSKLQELVRYHVYNHGQLTVEKLLSKGRVLTMANQILAVNISEEGRILMGPEGVPLRRVDVLAANGVIHMLEGVLLPPTILPILPKLCNEEQHAVVAGSCVDCQALNTSTCPPNSVKLDISPEECVYIHDPTGLNVLKKGCAYYCNQTIQKPGCCKGFFGPDCLQCPGGFSKPCYGKGNCSDGVQGSGACLCFPDYKGIACHICSNPNKHGDQCQEDCGCVHGLCDNRPGSGGVCQHGTCAPGFSGRFCNESTVSCGSTEQAQQCHPHARCVNQGGVSRCLCLDGFEGDGFSCTPSDPCSRPDRGGCSENAECVPGARGAHHCMCHKGWSGDGRVCVAVDECELDLRGGCHADALCSYVGPGQSRCTCKLGFAGDGYVCSPIDPCRAGNGGCHDLATCRAVGGGQRVCTCPPDYGGDGFSCYGDILKELEANAHFSVFYQWIKGAGITLPADSQVTALVPSESAIRRLSTEDQAFWLQPRLLPQLVRAHFLQGALSEEELARLHGQNVSTLNPTVRWEIHNVSGRVWVQNASVDVADLLATNGVLHVLSQVLLPPRRDVLGGQGLLQQLDSVPAFHLFRELLQRHRLVPQIEAATAYTIFVPTNRSLEAQANSSSLDSDVVRHHVILGEALSTEALGKGGHRNSLLGPAHWLVFYNHSGQPEVNHVPLEGPVLQAPGRSLFGLSGVLTVGSSRCLHSHAEALREKCVNCSRKFRCTQGYQLEDTPRKSCVYRSGYSFSRGCSYTCAKKIQVPDCCPGFFGTLCEPCPGGLGGVCSGHGQCQDRLLGSGECRCHEGFHGTACEMCELGRYGPNCTGVCDCAHGLCQEGLRGDGSCVCNVGWQGLRCDQKISGPQCLQKCDPNANCVQDSAAAPVCVCAAGYSGDGVSCSAVDPCARDHGGCSPHANCTTVAPGQRTCTCLDGYTGDGELCREANSCLIRHGGCHMHAECIPTGPQQVSCSCREGYSGDGIRACVLLDPCSQNNGGCSPYAVCKSTGDGQRTCACDAVRTVGDGFTCRARISLELLRDKHASFFSLHLLEYKDLKGDGPFTVFVPHADLLTNMSQDELARIRANRQLVFRYHVVGCRQLRSQELLEEGYATALSGHPLRFSEREGNIYINDFARVVSSDQEAVNGVLHFIDRVLLPPEVLHWEADAAPAPRRNFTAAAETFGYKIFSGLVTMAGLLPLLQDSSHRPLTMLWPTDSALQALPPDRQVWLYHKDHRDKLAAILRGHVIRNVEALASDLPNLGPLRTMHGTPISFSCSHARPGALTVGEDAAQIVQRHLPFEGGLAYGIDQLLEPPGLGARCDRFETRPLWLKVCSICGLEPPCPPGSQEQGSPEACWRYFSKFWTSPPLHSLALRSVWTRPSHWGHPQGLGRGCYRNCVTTTWKPSCCPGHYGSECRACPGGASSPCNQRGSCMDGMSGSGECRCHTRFTGTACELCAPGAFGPLCQACNCTSHGRCDEGLGGSGSCFCDEGWTGPRCEVQLELQPVCAPPCAPQAVCRAGNSCECSLGYEGDGRTCTVVNLCQDGRGGCSEHANCSQAGTVVTCICWPDYEGDGWSCRARNPCEDGLRGGCSEHADCLNTGPNTRRCVCHAGYVGDGLQCLLEPEPPVDRCLDRPPPCHADAVCTDLHFQEKRAGVFHLQAPSGPYGLNFSEAEAACGAQGAVLASLLQLSAAQQLGLHLCLVGWLANGSAAHPVVFPAADCGDGQVGVVSLGARENLSERWDAYCFRMRDVACRCRDGFVGDGTSVCNGKLLDVLATTANFSIFYGMLLGYANATPRGLEFLDFLDDERTYKTLFVPVDEGFTDNTSLSGPDLELHASNTTFLSANASQGALLPAHSGLSLVIGNLGPGNSSRAPEVPGAVVVSRVIVWDILAFNGIIHTLASPLLAPPQARAVVAPEAPPVAVGVGAVVAAGAVLGLVAGALYFRGRSRSTGFGFSAFQAEDAAADDFSPWQEGTSPTLVSVPNPVFGSHEAFCEPFDDSVLEEDFPDTQRILEVK is encoded by the exons ATGGCAGGGCCCCGTGGCCACCTCTTGCTCTGCTTCCTGGCTCTCTGCTTGGCAGGCCCCAGCTTCTTTGGGGAGCAGAAG GGTCCAGGCCCCTCACTGCAAACCCTGCCCCTGGGCCAGGTCCGGTCCAAACGCTGCGATGTGAAGACCAAGTTCGTCACTCACATACCCTGCACCCCATGCCCCGCCATCAAGAAGCGAGTGTGTCCCTTGGGCTGGATTCGGGCCTTCCCGGAGAAGATCTCACAGGACTGCCG ATACGAGGTCCAGCTGGGGGACTCTCTATTGTCCATGAGCGGCTGCAGCCTGGAGTGTTGGAAGGACATGGTGCAGAAGGCCTGCTGCCCGGGCTACTGGGGGTCCCAGTGCTATG AGTGCCCTGGCGGTGCCGAGACCCCATGCAGTGGCCACGGGACCTGCCTGGATGGCCTAGACGGGAATGGGACCTGCGTGTGCCAG GAGAACTTCAGTGGCTCAGCCTGCCAGGAGTGTTGGGACCCCAACCGGTTTGGGCCTGACTGCCAGTCAG TGTGCAGATGTGTACACGGCGTGTGCCGCCACGGGCCGCGCGGGGATGGAAGCTGCCTGTGCTTCGCTGGATACACTGGAGCCCACTGTGACCAGG AGCTGCTCGCCTGCCAGGCCCTGAACTGTCCTCGGAACTCCCAGTGCTCTGAAGAGGCCCCCTCCTGTAGCTGCCTGCCTGGCTATACGCAGCAGGGTCATGAGTGCCGGG CCTCCGACCCCTGCCGGCCGTCACCCTGCTCCCCGCTTGCCCAGTGCTCTGTGGGCCCTGGAGGGCAGGCCCAGTGTCGCTGCCCTGAGAACTACCACGGGGATGGGACGGTGTGTCTGCCCCAGGACCCGTGCACCACCAACAACGGCGGCTGCCCCAGCAACTCCACCTTGTGTCTATACAGGAAGCCCGGCCAG GCCTCCTGCTTATGTAAGCCAGGCCTGGTCAGCATTGCCCACGACAGCTCCGCGGGCTGCTTCGCCCACTGCTCCGCCTTCTCCTGTGACCGCTCAGCCACCTGCCAGGTGACCCCTGATGGAAAGACCAG CTGTGTGTGCAAGGAGGGTGAGGTGGGGGATGGGCGCGCCTGCTACGGACACCTGCTCCACGAGGTGCAGAAGGCCAGCCAGACGAGCATGTTACTGCGGCTGAGAGTCACCTTTGCCATGCTGG accAGGGCTGCCGGGAGATCCTCAGCACGTCGGGCCCATTCACCGTGCTGGCACCGCTCGTCTCCTCCAGGACTATGAAC GCATCCGTCGCCCAGCAGCTGTGCAGACAGCACATCATCGCCGGCCAGCACATGCTGGAGGAGGCGGGGACCCAGGCTCCACGCCGGTGGTGGACGCTGGCCGGGCAGGAGATCACCGTCAGTTTCAGCCGCTTCAGG AAATATACCTACAAATACCAAGACCAGCCGCAGCAGACATTCACCATCCACAAGGCTAACTACCCAGCGGCCAACGGCCTCTTCCACGTCGTCACTGCCTTGCGGTTGCAGCCCCCACCAGAGCTCCCTGAGGACCCCAAG AGGACCATCGGCCAGATCCTTGCCTCCAATGAGGTGTTCAGCCGGTTTGAAACCATCCTGGAG AACTGCGGGCTGCCCTCCTTCTTGGATGGGCCCGGGCCCTTCACAGTCTTTGCCCCCAGCAACGAGGCAGTGGATGGCTTGCGGGATGGCCGCCTGGTCTACCTCTTCACGGCG GGTCTCTCCAAACTGCAGGAGCTGGTGAGGTACCACGTCTACAACCACGGCCAG CTGACTGTTGAGAAGCTCCTCTCCAAGGGTCGGGTGCTCACCATGGCAAACCAGATCCTGGCTGTGAATATCTCAGAGGAG GGGCGCATCCTGATGGGACCTGAGGGGGTCCCCCTGCGGAGAGTAGATGTGCTGGCTGCCAACGGCGTGATCCACATGCTGGAGGGCGTCCTGCTGCCCCCGACCATCCTGCCCATCCTGCCCAAGCTCTGCAACGAGGAGCAGCACGCGGTCGTGGCG ggcTCCTGTGTGGACTGCCAAGCCCTGAACACCAGCACGTGCCCCCCCAACAGCGTGAAGCTG GACATCTCTCCTGAGGAGTGTGTCTACATCCATGACCCTACTGGGCTCAATGTCCTGAAGAAGGGCTGCGCCTACTACTGCAACCAGACCATCCAG AAACCTGGCTGCTGCAAAGGGTTTTTTGGGCCTGACTGTTTACAGTGTCCTGGGGGCTTTTCCAAGCCCTGCTATGGCAAAGGCAAC TGCAGCGATGGGGTCCAGGGCAGCGGGGCCTGCCTCTGCTTCCCAGACTACAAGGGCATCGCCTGCCACATCTGCTCCAACCCGAACAAGCATGGAGACCAGTGCCAGGAAG ACTGCGGTTGTGTCCACGGTCTATGTGACAACCGTCCGGGCAGTGGGGGGGTGTGCCAGCATGGCACATGTGCCCCAGGCTTCAGCGGCCGCTTCTGCAACGAGTCCACGGTGAGCTGTGGGTCCACGGAGCAAGCCCAGCAGTGCCACCCACATGCCCGCTGTGTTAACCAGGGGGGTGTCTCCAG GTGTCTCTGTCTGGATGGCTTTGAGGGTGACGGCTTCTCCTGCACACCCAGCGACCCCTGCTCCCGCCCAGACCGCGGCGGGTGCTCAGAGAAC GCTGAGTGTGTCCCTGGGGCCCGGGGCGCCCACCACTGCATGTGCCACAAAGGCTGGAGTGGGGACGGTCGTGTCTGCGTGGCTGTTGACGAGTGTGAGTTGGACTTGCGAGGCGGCTGCCATGCTGATGCCCTCTGCAGCTATGTGGGACCCGGGCAG AGCCGGTGCACGTGCAAGCTGGGCTTCGCGGGAGATGGCTACGTGTGCAGCCCCATTGACCCCTGCCGGGCGGGCAACGGGGGGTGCCATGATCTG GCCACCTGCCGGGCAGTGGGGGGAGGCCAGCGGGTCTGCACATGTCCTCCTGACTATGGGGGTGATGGCTTCAGCTGCTACGGAGACATCCTCAAG gAGCTGGAGGCAAATGCCCACTTCTCCGTCTTCTACCAGTGGATTAAG GGGGCCGGCATCACTCTTCCTGCCGACAGCCAAGTCACAGCCCTGGTTCCCTCGGAGTCTGCCATCCGTCGGCTGAGCACCGAGGACCAGGCCTTCTGGCTTCAGCCAAGGCTGCTGCCGCAGCTGGTCAG GGCCCATTTTCTCCAGGGCGCCCTGTCCGAGGAGGAGCTGGCCCGGCTGCACGGGCAGAATGTATCCACCCTGAACCCCACCGTACGCTGGGAGATTCACAACGTCAGTGGA AGGGTCTGGGTGCAAAATGCCAGCGTGGACGTGGCTGACCTCCTTGCCACCAATGGAGTCCTCCACGTCCTCAGCCAG GTCTTACTGCCTCCAAGAAGGGATGTGCTGGGGGGGCAGGGGCTGCTGCAGCAGCTGGACTCGGTGCCTGCCTTCCACCTCTTCCGGGAGCTGCTACAG CGCCACAGGCTGGTTCCCCAGATTGAGGCTGCCACCGCCTACACCATCTTCGTGCCAACCAACCGCtctctggaggcccaggccaACAGCAGCAGCCTG GACTCGGACGTTGTGCGACACCACGTGATCCTGGGCGAGGCGCTCTCCACAGAGGCCCTGGGCAAGGGGGGGCACCGCAACTCCCTCCTGGGGCCCGCCCACTGGCTTGTCTTCTACAACCACAGTGGCCAG cccgagGTGAACCATGTGCCGCTGGAAGGCCCTGTGCTGCAGGCCCCTGGCCGCTCGCTCTTCGGCCTGTCGGGGGTCCTGACGGTGGGCTCAAGCCGCTGCCTGCACAGCCACGCAGAGGCCCTGCGG GAGAAATGTGTGAACTGTAGCCGGAAATTCCGCTGCACTCAGGGCTACCAGCTGGAG GACACCCCCAGGAAGAGCTGTGTCTACCGGTCTGGCTACTCCTTCTCCCGGGGCTGTTCATACACGTGTGCCAAGAAGATCCAG GTGCCTGACTGCTGCCCTGGCTTCTTCGGCACCCTGTGTGAGCCGTGCCCGGGGGGTCTGGGTGGCGTGTGCTCAGGCCACGGGCAGTGCCAGGACCGGCTCCTGGGCAGCGGGGAGTGCCGCTGCCACGAGGGCTTCCACGGGACGGCCTGTGAGATGTGCGAGCTGGGCCGCTACGGGCCCAACTGCACCGGAG TGTGTGACTGCGCCCATGGGCTGTGCCAGGAGGGCCTCCGCGGGGACGGAAGCTGCGTCTGCAACGTGGGTTGGCAGGGCCTCCGCTGTGACCAGA AAATCAGTGGCCCTCAGTGCCTGCAGAAGTGTGACCCCAATGCCAA CTGCGTGCAGGACTCGGCTGCAGCCCCTGTCTGCGTCTGTGCCGCGGGGTACTCGGGTGATGGCGTCTCCTGTTCAG CGGTGGACCCATGTGCGCGTGACCATGGCGGCTGCTCCCCCCACGCCAACTGCACGACCGTGGCACCTGGTCAGCGGACGTGCACCTGCCTGGACGGCTACACGGGCGATGGGGAGCTGTGCCGGG AAGCCAACAGCTGTCTCATCCGCCATGGGGGCTGCCACATGCATGCCGAGTGTATCCCCACAGGCCCCCAGCAG GTCTCCTGCAGCTGCCGCGAAGGTTACAGTGGGGATGGCATCCGGGCCTGTGTGCTCCTGGACCCCTGCTCCCAG AACAACGGAGGCTGCAGCCCCTATGCCGTGTGCAAAAGCACAGGGGATGGCCAGAGGACCTGTGCCTGCGACGCAGTCCGCACCGTGGGGGATGGCTTCACCTGCCGAGCCCGCATCAGCCTG GAGCTGCTTCGGGACAAGCACGCCTCCTTCTTCAGCCTCCATCTCCTG GAATACAAGGACCTCAAGGGGGACGGGCCTTTCACAGTCTTTGTGCCGCATGCAGATCTGCTGACCAACATGTCACAG GACGAGCTGGCCCGCATTCGTGCCAACCGCCAGCTTGTGTTCCGGTACCACGTTGTTGGCTGCCGACAGCTGCGAAGCCAGGAGCTGCTGGAGGAGGGCTATGCCACCGCACTCTCGGGGCATCCGCTGCGCTTCAGCGAGAGGGAG GGCAACATCTACATCAACGACTTTGCACGCGTGGTGAGCAGCGACCAGGAGGCTGTGAACGGTGTCCTGCATTTCATCGACCGTGTCCTGCTGCCGCCGGAAGTGCTGCACTGGGAAGCTGATGCTGCCCCAGCTCCGCGG AGAAACTTCACTGCTGCTGCAGAGACCTTCGGTTACAAGATCTTCAGTGGCCTTGTGACG ATGGCTGGCCTCCTGCCCCTGCTTCAAGATTCCTCCCACAGGCCGCTCACCATGCTGTGGCCCACAGATTCCGCCCTACAAGCCTTGCCTCCTGATCGCCAGGTCTGGCTCTACCATAAGGACCACCGTGACAAGCTGGCAGCCATTCTGCGGGGCCACGTGATCCGCAACGTCGAG GCCTTGGCATCTGACCTGcccaacctgggccccctgcgcaCCATGCATGGGAcccccatctccttctcctgcagcCATGCACGGCCG GGCGCACTCACGGTGGGAGAGGACGCCGCCCAAATCGTGCAGCGACACCTGCCCTTTGAGGGGGGCCTGGCCTATGGCATTGACCAGCTGCTGGAGCCGCCTGGCCTTGGTGCCCGCTGTGACCGCTTCGAGACCCGACCGCTGTGGCTG AAAGTTTGCAGCATTTGTGGGCTGGAACCCCCCTGCCCTCCGGGCTCACAGGAGCAG GGCAGCCCTGAGGCCTGCTGGCGCTACTTCTCCAAGTTCTGGACGTCCCCTCCGCTGCACTCCTTGGCCCTGCGCAGTGTGTGGACCCGGCCCAGCCACTGGGGTCACCCCCAAGGCCTGGGCAGGGGCTGCTACCGCAACTGTGTcaccaccacctggaagcccagctGCTGCCCTGGTCACTACGGCAGCGAGTGCCGAG CTTGCCCTGGTGGCGCCAGCAGCCCCTGTAACCAGCGCGGCTCGTGCATGGACGGCATGAGCGGCAGCGGGGAGTGCAGGTGCCACACGCGCTTCACCGGCACGGCCTGTGAGCTCTGTGCCCCGGGAGCCTTTGGGCCCCTGTGCCAAG CCTGCAACTGTACCTCCCACGGCCGCTGTGACGAGGGCCTGGGGGGCTCCGGCTCCTGCTTCTGTGATGAGGGCTGGACGGGGCCACGCTGTGAGGTGCAGCTGG AGCTGCAGCCTGTGTGTGCTCCGCCCTGCGCACCCCAGGCCGTGTGCCGCGCTGGCAACAGCTGTGAGTGCAGCCTGGGCTACGAAGGGGACGGCCGCACGTGCACAG tgGTGAACCTGTGCCAGGATGGGCGTGGTGGCTGCAGCGAGCATGCCAACTGCAGCCAGGCGGGCACAGTGGTCACCTGCATCTGCTGGCCAGACTACGAGGGCGATGGCTGGAGCTGCCGGGCCCGCAACCCCTGTGAGGATGGCCTCCGCGGGGGCTGCAGTGAGCACGCCGACTGCCTGAACACTGGGCCA AACACACGGCGCTGTGTGTGCCACGCCGGCTACGTGGGTGATGGACTGCAGTGTCTGCTGGAACCTGAGCCGCCCGTGGACCGCTGCCTGGACCGGCCGCCTCCCTGTCACGCAGACGCCGTGTGCACTGACCTTCACTTCCAGG AGAAGCGAGCTGGTGTCTTTCACCTCCAGGCCCCCAGCGGCCCTTATGGCCTGAACTTCTCAGAGGCCGAGGCGGCTTGTGGGGCCCAGGGAGCTGTCCTTGCCTCTCTCCTTCAGCTCTCTGCTGCCCAGCAG CTGGGCCTCCACCTCTGCCTTGTGGGCTGGCTGGCCAATGGCTCGGCTGCCCACCCTGTCGTCTTCCCCGCGGCAGACTGTGGGGACGGCCAGGTGGGCGTGGTCAGCCTGGGCGCCCGGGAGAACCTCTCGGAGCGCTGGGACGCCTACTGCTTCCGCATGCGAG ATGTGGCCTGCCGATGCCGCGATGGCTTCGTGGGCGATGGGACCAGCGTGTGCAATGGGAAGCTGCTGGATGTACTGGCCACTACCGCCAACTTCTCCATCTTCTATGGG ATGCTACTGGGCTACGCCAATGCCACCCCGAGGGGTCTCGAGTTTCTGGACTTCCTGGATGACGAGCGCACCTACAAGACGCTCTTCGTCCCTGTCGATGAAGGTTTCACCGACAACACG AGCCTGAGCGGTCCAGACCTGGAGCTGCACGCCTCCAACACCACCTTCCTGAGCGCCAACGCGAGCCAGGGTGCCCTGCTTCCCGCGCACTCGGGCCTCAGCCTCGTCATCGGCAACCTGGGCCCCGGCAACAGTTCTCGGGCCCCTGAA GTCCCAGGGGCAGTTGTGGTCAGCCGTGTCATCGTGTGGGACATCCTGGCCTTCAATGGCATCATCCACACTCTGGCCAGCCCCCTGCTGGCGCCCCCGCAGGCC CGGGCAGTGGTGGCCCCAGAGGCCCCGCCTGTGGCAGTGGGCGTGGGGGCTGTGGTGGCTGCTGGAGCCGTCCTTGGCCTGGTGGCCGGAGCCCTCTACTTTCGTGGCCGAAGCCGGTCCACGGGCTTTGGCTTCTCTGCCTTCCAG gcagaagatgctgctgctgacgACTTCTCCCCGTGGCAGGAAGGGACCAGCCCAACTCTGGTCTCCGTCCCTAACCCGGTCTTTGGTAGCCATGAGGCCTTTTGTGAACCCTTTGAT GACTCGGTCCTGGAGGAGGACTTCCCCGACACACAGAGGATCCTCGAGGTGAAGTGA